AGCAAACTCAGCCTCTAATTCATAGATCATAGAAATGTAAATATGTACTTAGATAATATAGTCGTATACGATCTGCCCATAGTTTAGGCACAATTGTTAAGTTTTCTCCTAGGGGCAAAAGCAAGCATTCAGTGCAATGAAAAGATTCTTGATAGAATTAAGTTTCAGTAATAACAGCAAAATTATGCATACATCATACATACTTGAAACATGAACAAAACCTAAACTTTTaacatgctttaaaaatagtcaCTCTATGTCTAACACAAATACGAATGGAGAACacagctttttgttttaaaagcagaTTAATTTGCAGGCTTCTATTTGAGTACCCTTGATTATGTAAGAAAGTTACTCAAGCTGACCCAGATGTGAAGAAACCAACAGTTCTTTAGAGAAGCCAACTATATGTACAATACACAAGAAAAGCTTTTCCTTCAAAGGGAAGCAATACATCCTTTGATCAGCATTACTCTTAAAGAAATCCAAGTGCAGCTAATACTCTCTTCAGTTTTCTGGTGTAGGTCACCAGAGGACTGTATTTCATCAAAGCTCTTCAAACCCTTTTTAAAGTAGACTTAAGCTACATGAAGTTTAAAATTATCATTCTTAATTACTGAATATTATTCAGAATAAGATGATTCTGGGAACTAAGTTCCATATGAAGGATTATATAAAAATTACCACATGTTTTAGTTCTTCATAGCATACAGCATAGTAACTGCAAAGATCTAGGCTGTTTTTGGTTGCAGGTTCCCACTGTCCCACCACTTGTCTTTTTACTAGACCTTCCCTGAaactagataaataaaaatgtaatagtaAGGTACTTTGGGACAGTAACAGTTCCTGTTTAAGATTTCCATGAACAAAAGAGTTAGATTCTGTGAAAACCACGTAGTGCTTTAAAAGGTGCATATTTACCTGTGTTGCTAGATCAGTTCATGAAGTATAAAACTATACACCACTGGAGTCTTGTTTCCAAAACATTAAAATCCTAATAAAAgagctttgaaaagataaatcatAGCGATTGCTACAGCATGAGAAAGGTGCACCAGGAAATCCTTCCCAAAGATGCTGAAGGTTACAGAAGTTAAGTGCTGGGATTAGATCAGACGCTTTATCAGAGAAGTCACAATGGAACACATGCAGGGAAAGGCTGTTGGGGAAACTTCACAAAAATCTTCTTTAAGTCACTAAAGAAGAGACATCAGTCAGTCTTGCAAAATGCTCCGTAAATAGTTCTCCTCCTAAGTGGCTGGCAGCATCAGAGCTTGCATTTTTGGTTCTCTTCAATGCAGACATCATATTgctggagtctgtgctctgggCTGCGGCCGGTCAGTAGCGGTGGGCCTGGTGAGATGGGTGGTACTGTGTGCTCTGCTGAGACGAGGAGGAGTAGCCTAGTGTGCTCTGGGACTGAGAGGATCCCTGGACGCTGCTTTGGTAATTCAGGCGCGAGCTGGAGTGCTAggagaggaaacaggaaaaggggatgacctATGGGGTACGAGAGCAGCTCAAGATGTTCATCGCAATAGGACACAGAGGGCTGTGGGTTCTGACCCATGGTAGCTGACAGCTAATTCCATGTGTCAGTATGTTTTGCTGATTTCACCTCATAGCCTGCTACCACTGTTCTGGCATGCACGAAAGATGGCTGGATGTCTTTGGAAGATAAGCTACATGGGCAATGAGAGGTAGAGGGGAAATTGACATTGACTAATTCTGGTTAGAGATTCTTTGCATAACTGAGATTTGCAAACAGGAAGAATCAATTTGGCATTTTGATCCGGTGGTGTTCATAATGTATACTGATGTGCTGttaattttctcattataaataacAAAGCTGTGACTAAGAAATCGTTTTTAGAAAAGAGTTTCCTCAGGTAGAGGCTAGAGTAGCCTCAGCAGCACCACCTACCTGACAAAGCAAGACAAGGTAGCAGCAAAtaggtgcttttttaaaaatcaacttcagataacatttagaattaaaaaaaaaaattgtatgtgaAAATTTCCTCGAGAAGGCTACGACAAATGTATTTCAATTCAGTGTATTCTTATTACCTTAAATGAAACATTCATCTTCATGGTATCAAGGGCAAATATgggaaaatatgtaaaagaaaaattcatctATAGAAATAGAATATAGTGGTTGGTTAACTATAAGCAGTGCTTGTTAACTGCAGCTGTGTCTTTGGCTCTGCCCATAAGACTGGTTCTTCCTGTGAGCAAAGCATGACAAGATCCTATGTAATAAAGCTATtgtgcaagtgttagtcgctcagtcgtatctgactctttgcgaccccacggactgtagcccgccaggctcctctgcctgtaggatttcccaagcaagaatactggagtgggttgccatgccctcttccaggagatcttcccaaccaagggatcaaacccaggtctcctgcattgcaggcagattctttactgtctgaaccaccagggaagcccaataaagctATTACTTGgagtttaaaatgtaaatgacctTGAGGTGGCATTGGCGGGTTTAATGAAGGACAAATCAGCAAGGCTGTCCCACTCAGTGCACGAGAGGCAGCCAAACTGGACTTGTAACATCTGGTCCAAGAAAACAGGGCAATAAGATAGTTTTGGTTAAAAATAATGCCACTTAATTCCTTCCTTTGTTACACAACTCTTAGTCGTATTGTTGTAAGAAGCCTTGACAAATCCTAACAACATTTATTGTAAGtttactatggaaaaaaaaaaatgttctttccatTCACAAGGCCTACAGTTGTTAGGCTGCCTATGACTGCTTTTACTTTAGCAGATTAGACTCTGCACAATAGCTCCTCCATACTGGATAAAGAACAaatgtgggagaaggaaatggcaacccactccagtattcttgcctagagaatcccgtggacagaggagcctggtgggttgctgtccatagcgtcggaaagagtcggacacgaatgaagtgacttagcgtgtatgcatgcattggagaaggaaatggcaacccactccagtattcttgcctggagaatcccagggacagaggagcctggtgggctgccgtctgtggggttgcacagagtcggacacgactgaagcgacttagcagcagcagcagcagcagtgctgataCTATGAGAGCTGCAAAGAGGTCTCTCACCCTCACCCTTCATGCTAATCTTTCCAACTAAATAGCTGAGAAAGCTATCCATGTCACAGATATGCTGGTTTATTTTTAAGTAGACAGCTCAGTATGGACAAAGAAAAACATCTGAAGAACTCCTAGATTTGAAAGGAGTAAATACAGTTAAGTAGTCTGTCCATGACTGACTATAATCAGTCTAATATAACATAATCAGAGACACCAAGATGCACTAGCACATGATAGAGGTTTGTTGCTCATATAATACAATAGGAATAAACTAATGTTAGGGCAAAGCTGACTGTATAGTAAAATTCAAATACGTTCGTGACAACTACCCAAATAGCAAGCTGCTTTGCAGACCAAACTGATGCCTTGATTAGTTTAATTGGAACCAGTGGAAGTGCTATTATATACTCTGCTGCTTACAGGGAATCTTCCAAGAGAAGTTTTCAAAGTAGTTGCGTTGAGATATTCAAAATGTAAAGCCAGTTTAAACAGCTATTTATTATGTCTTTCTTGTTAGCGTTTCTCTGGTTTCCAGTTCCTAATCAGTGAGTTTATGTCTTCATTGcctgtggttttgttttctattatctCTCTCCTACATGCTCCTTCTCCACCAGTTCCCTGAGGGACTGTGGTTCtaaacctttttttaaagttttttgtttcccttcttAGATCTTAAGTTTGTTACTaccttgaaaacttttttttttttcccccaagattcCCTACGGTTTTCACCCGTATTTTTACCTGTCTCTCCAAACATCAATCCTTAGGGtttcttcctttaatttcttgAATGGTAATACAATTGTAGTTTTTGTTTGAATCTCAACAAATGTATTTTCTTgtctcaaaattttatttcttgtgaGATTTAACAGTTATTCCTGACAAGTCTTTGTCCCTCTCTCTTCTGTCATGTGGCGATGTACTGATTATTTCCGCCCAGTGATGGCAAATCCTTCTAAAGTGTGCTGCTTGCTTTGTTCACAGTAAGGCACCATTCCTCTCCCTTTCAACTGCTTATCTAGGGGTCTTTTTCTGACCCAAACCCGACAGACAGATGGAAGGGTAAAATGAGAAATGTTGAGGAGGAGCTGCCTACCTCACCTTCCCTCCTCAGGGTTGTAagataaacaagaaacaaaatatcTTGCAATTACATGAAATGacaaaaatcttcattttcataTAATGCCCTAGAAAGATTAGAACTGTAAAATCAAACTTTAGAGTTAAGTACTGCTTATTTCTAAAAGGATCTATTTAAGTATTGTTGTtctctagtcactcagtcatgtctgactcttggtgacccccatggactgcagctcaccagactcctctgttcatgggattttcccagcaagaatactggagtaggctgtcatttccttctctaggagaatcttcacgacccaaggatggaacctgcatctcttgcttggcaagcggattctttaccactgagctacctggaaagcccatatgtATACTTaacatttcataaaatgtatTGCTAAAAAAAGAGACAACAGACTCAAAACGGAGTCATTTGTGTTAAGCCCATGTAACCAAACTGAGACTTAATACCTAACCTAACTGCAGTTTCAGCCCCTCCCAGAATGTACTCTTCCCCAGTCGGTCTGCAATCTCTGCTCAGCACTTGAGAAGTAATCTACCTGGTAGACTCCTGCGGTCCCCAGAGGAAGGTGCCCTTGCCTGACATGATCAGCTCTCTGCTCAAGTAACATCCGGTCCCACCTCCTTCTACCTATAGAAGTCCAGAAGTCTTTCATCTTGTACAGCTCTTCAGAGCCTTTTTCTATATGCTATATGAGCTGCTACCTGATACATGAATCACCGAATGCAGCCAATGAGACCTTTAAAATTTGCTCAGTTGCATTCTGTTTTCCGACGGTATGTCAACATGAAAGTGTACAACATTGAGGGGCAGTACCTGATAATCTGAGGGCATAACAGGCCCGCCCGAGTTTGTGCCTGAAGGCCCCAGCCGCGGTTTCTTGTTGGGAGGCACCTGGTTAAGGCCGGAGTCCTGGCTGTGCTGCAGCCCTGCTCCGGCCGGCCCGGCCCCTGCACCTCCTGCAGTCCCGTTGGTCTGGGTGCTGTTCTGCTGCTGTGGGGGTGCCTGCGGGGGGGCAGCCGCCTGCTGTGGAGGGGCTGTGGGCTGCTGATGTTggttctgctgctgttgctggttcttatgaaaagagaaaaaaaaggcaagctTGGTATGGAATGAAATCACGCCTGTCATTGTAGGATATGCATATGAGACTGTCAGCCAACCTGGGGAGAAACCTATGTGGGACACCAAAGTGACTGGCATGCCTGGACAATGGAGCAGCCAGGGACTACAGCACCCCCACAGGTGAGTACAAAGCCCCAAAGAGGACTCGTTCTCTGAAGTTCATTTAGATTGCACAGTAATCCTCCTTGTCAGGGACAGACATCCCACTGAAGACACAGGCCCAGAGGAAAGAGCAACTCCTTAAAACAGCTCTAACAGTCTTTTCAGTCAATTTGGAAAAAGAAGGGCCATGTGGGGAGGAGTCAGTACAATCAAAGCAAAGCATAGCGTGATGCTTTAAAAGCAGCCTGCATAAAATGATGGCAATGACactgaacaaacaaaagcaagaatCAAGAATCGGGGAATAAAATAGACTGTAAAACAAATCAGGAAGTTCATTTATCTGTGAATGCGTATTTCAAACTGCAGAGTACAATCAAGTAAATAcacaattaaataaaatgcagttaAATATATAGGAATGACTACATTTATCCTTCCCTAAGTGCAATTTATACCTTGTCACCTTTTTCTTCAGGTTCATCTTCATTAAGGAATTCTCGTTTGGGGTATGGAATCTGGCAGCCAGCAAACACACTACAAatcattgaaggaaaaaaaaaatacatgtcatGACCTAAAATCTATAATATGATTGACCTTGTgcatttaaaattccatttttttttcttatttcctactCTTCATCTGTGGCTGGTATGCCTCTCAACGCAATTTAAGCAATAAGAAAAGAACAATTTGTCATCTAAGTTTTACACTAGCAGAACTGCCACTTTCAATAACAAATCTTAAAACTGCGTTTAGCTAGTTGACATATGTAATGCAGAAATTTCTCCACACACACTTCATCAGCACTAAAAAGAGCTGACTGTGTATTTGCTTCAAcaatgaaagtaatttttttctcaagaaaagCTGTACCTCTAATATCAGTAAGTCCAAGCACAATTTATATCTGTGGGTATAATAAGGATGCGGAAATGGAGAGGTATAATAATGCAGCAgagacacagaattttaaaagctcaGTTCCCTACTGGTTTGGTGTAAACTGTTCTGGCTGACCGATCTATAATAAAAGTCCCATCTGTTCTCAGCTTTAGTTTTTGTCTATAAAACTGATTAATGACCATTCCGTAAACTTGTTTTCATTCACACCTCTTTACAGCTTTGCCTGTTTCAAAATACAGGACCTCTCGACTAGTTTTTCCCTGAGGTGGTATTAACCAAGGAAATAAAAGGCTCGAGTAACAAGTGCTTCCCTTGCCTTTAGCCGCCACCGCACACCCTCAACCTGGAGCCAAGTGCACAGAAAAGGAAGGGCACATACTCTAATGTCGGCAAGGGGTCCTCCTGGAAATAGGGGTCCTGCAGAGCCTGCTCGGAGGTAATTCTCTTGGTTGGATCCATCGTGAGGAGTTTCTGAAGCTAGAATAACACATAAGAAATTGACAGCACATGAAAGTTTGCTTCCAGGTGAATGTTCTGACTGTGTTAATGTCTAACAGAATTAACATCAAGCGCCAGTTTATTAATACACTACACACATTTATGTGAAACTGACAGAAATGATTAGCAGTAAAGccgttttagaatttttttttccttactggtAAACCGCTGGAAACAAGGCTAAAAGTCAAGGGTGATGTCTCAAAGGAAAAAGATTTAATTTTGCCCCAACATCCACCAGTTTCTTTTCTCCTGAAGAGGAGGAAGAGCTGGGACAATTTCACGGTaagtggggtggggtgagagcTGTGCTAAGGACACCTTCCCACTCTGGAGAGATGCACCTACCAAAAGGAATACTTTGCTGTCAGGCTTGACCTTGTGTTTCTCCATGTACTTTATGAGGCTGCTGTTGGCGTACCTGCAAAGACATGACATCCACACACTATTGAGGACATTCACACAATTGACATCTTTTAATGGAAGGTTCCAAGGTTGGTTTTCCTATGAGGTATGTATTCATTTAAGCcattgttttgggggtttttttcctgattaaaaaGGAACACAAAACCAAATGTTGGTAAAtgtgtaaaaaaagaaataagaattgttACACATTGCATGTAAGAGTTTATACTGTTAgaattactttggaaaataataatgCATTAACCATTAGAGCTGAAAATGTGACtatcctatgatccagcaattccttCCTATGTACATATTCTATATCAGGATATCAACTGCTCAGGCTGAGGGGTGAGTAAATgggtattcattttattattctaaatAGACTACATATTTTCATCATGTATATTCTTTCCtacatatgaaatatttcaaatttaaaagttcAAGAAACAGGTAATATATGTTTATGGTAGAAAATTTagagaatataaaaaagtataatagaaaaaattgaaaacactcATAATCAAGCTatgaagcaatttaaaaaattctagcaTCAAGATTTGATAATTTTCCTTTGGCATTTTTtctgtgcatacatatatatacacataaagaagtatttctgtttttataaaattgGAATCATAGTATACATAAGTTGTCCTTTTCTTACTTAATGTTGTTTTATAAGCATTTTCTCTTGCCAAACGCTCTTTAAGCTTATTATTTGTACTGGTTGAACATTTTCTACTGTTACTAATGATGCTTGTTTCACAACAGTTAGAAAGTGCAGATCCTTGTAGGTAAATTTGGTACACATTCAGGGGGACAGGACTGCATGGCAGGTGAGAATCAGAGGCCCCTCCCAGACCCTGACTCAGTCATTTACcagttgtgtgatcttgggcagttAACCTCTATGAAAGCCTTTAGGTGCCTCATCTTAACTATGTGTGGCTGCTTTGATGCTTTTTCAGGATAAAGTCTTAGAATTATTAGGTCAAAGGGTAAGTACATGCCAAAGCCATTTTTGTGTGCTCTAGAACTTGCTACATGAACCTGGCCCTCAGACCAGCAGCACGGGCAGCGGAAAGCCTGCACTAGGAATGCAGGTACTCAGGCCCTATTCCGGattctgaatcagaatctttaACAAGGTCTCCAGGTGATCTGTGGATACCTTAATGTCTGAGAAGCATTCATTCTCCCCAGTAGCTATAAGTAAGGATGCCCATTTTATTATGCCCTTGCCAACACCaggtatttttaagaaaatctttgccatgtatattaacttaaaaattattttcctccaaTACCAGGAATATTTTTATTGGCAAGGTAACCATTAAGTTTAGTGATGGTTAAACAAAACTTTAAGGTTTCGTTTAAATGGAGTCCGTCAACATAGCTTTGGTCTTTATGTTGAATCAACTGATTTCTTGACTTAACTCCCGATCCTAAGGTTGTTCCTATCATAATATAAAAGGTCTTGAAGTTGAAAAATCCTATTGCTCGATTCCCGTTGtggtttcttatttttcctaataTTACAAATAAGATAAATTGTCATTTTCTGTATTATCCTCTTCTAGATTTACTACAGTTTAGGAGCTGAACAATTTTCAAACTCTCTATATACATTATAAAGCATTTTATCAGCATGTTTATTCAAACATTCAATTTTTAAAGTCaacttatttccttttaattctgtTCTCACCTTGCCTTCTAATGAGCTAACAAGAGCTGACACTTTGGAAAGATTACAGAAAAAATTCTGTT
The nucleotide sequence above comes from Bubalus bubalis isolate 160015118507 breed Murrah chromosome 10, NDDB_SH_1, whole genome shotgun sequence. Encoded proteins:
- the CDK19 gene encoding cyclin-dependent kinase 19 isoform X3, with protein sequence MQLPRSMVKSLLYQILDGIHYLHANWVLHRDLKPANILVMGEGPERGRVKIADMGFARLFNSPLKPLADLDPVVVTFWYRAPELLLGARHYTKAIDIWAIGCIFAELLTSEPIFHCRQEDIKTSNPFHHDQLDRIFSVMGFPADKDWEDIRKMPEYPTLQKDFRRTTYANSSLIKYMEKHKVKPDSKVFLLLQKLLTMDPTKRITSEQALQDPYFQEDPLPTLDVFAGCQIPYPKREFLNEDEPEEKGDKNQQQQQNQHQQPTAPPQQAAAPPQAPPQQQNSTQTNGTAGGAGAGPAGAGLQHSQDSGLNQVPPNKKPRLGPSGTNSGGPVMPSDYQHSSSRLNYQSSVQGSSQSQSTLGYSSSSQQSTQYHPSHQAHRY